A window of Sus scrofa isolate TJ Tabasco breed Duroc chromosome 15, Sscrofa11.1, whole genome shotgun sequence genomic DNA:
TGGCCCAAGTGTTTGGCTTGAAGTCAGAGACTGGGAGGTCTGCATGTCTTCAGTGTCCTTGGAGAGCTATCATGTTGGCTAGAGAATCTTCTCCATCACAGGATGACCTCAGAAGCAGAGGCTGGTTGAAGCCATCCAGCCTCATGGCCAGGGATCTGGATTTATCAATTTACCTGTGAACTAAGACTTCCCACAGTGCCTGCCTCTATTTGTTCTTGTGATGGCAAACCAGCAAAAACCACCAAAGCTGCAGCCAAAGCTCTCATCCACTGGCAAAGAGAGGCAGAATAGGTTCCTACTTTAAACTCCCTCATATACCTGGAGAAGCAAAAGATGCTGTCTGATGTGCTGGGGAGACGACAGTGGGGCCATTATTTAGCTCATTGCTGGGAGTGCCCTTGgtcccaggcactgtgttaggcaGTACCTAACTTGTTGGGAGGTAGTTCACCATGGATCCCTCATGTGCCTCACATCTTATGACTGAAGCACTGACTGCCCTTTGTCCTGGACCATCTTTGCAAGGATGTTTGTAGAACTGGCGGCGACAGTACTTCCTCCAGCACAGAGGGCAGGCATGCTCACTGCCCCTTAAAAGGGACTCAGTCTCTCCTAGCCCAGTGGTCGCTTCTGGAACTTAATCTACTCACGTGGGCTGTCTGGGACCGTCCCCCTCGCCACATGGGACGTGGGGACAAAGAgaacagatgaaaaaatgctgatTGTTCATGTCCTGGCTGTGGTGTGAATGGCGAAGCCCTCAGTCTCTGACCAAGGATACTCCTCACCTCCTGTCTGCACTCACAGAAGTGTTAACTTGTTCACTCAAAAGCAGGTAAAATCTTAGCGCCTTCATGGTTCCTGACAAGTTTATCTCCTTGTTGAATTTTATATGCAAAACACCTTAAAATCCAAATATCTTTATCCTGGCTTGCTTCATTCTGAAACAGAGAAGTCACACTTTATAGGTCACAGAGCTAGTTTGTGCCATGGTAGAGATTTTTTGTTTAGCTCTGTCATCATAGCGAGAACCACTCTCTATGATGTGTGAAACTGTTCAATTGCAAACATTACAGTGCCTAGGTGCCTATAGGTCCACTGTGGCACTGGGCTGCTTAAAATCCCATTGGTTCCTTAAATCATCCCATTGACATGGTGATAAAGATGCTCAGGGAGGACAAGCCTTTCCTCAAAGGAAGGTAAACAAGATGCAATCAACAGGAGTTCCTTCCACTGAAGAAAATGCTCTCATCTAATATTTGGATAACACTTGGCTGGAAGAAGCCCTGACCTACTGCCCTTCCCTCTGGTGAGGGGAAGAGAGCTGTTTCCCACAGCAGACAGGCAGGGTGGACAGCGTCCTGTGAAATGCAGACTCAACCACAGCAGAGCTGGTGGGGGGGGTGTGCTCAGGGTGAGGCTGGCTCAGCCCTTGGGCAGTGTCCAGACCTTGCTCTTGGAGCCCTGTGTGTTTCCATCGTGGGTTGTCCTCTGTGTCCTGTTGAATTTACTCATTGCTACACCCTCATGGAGACTGACCTGTTCCTTCAGCAGCTCCCTGTTGCCCGTGGGACAAAGCAAGTTCCCTTTAAATCATGGTTACTCCTCAGGAAGATTTAGAAGTgctgctttggagttcctgtcatggctcagcggaaaggaacccaactagtatccatgaggacgtgggtttgatccctgacctcgctgagTGGGataagggatctggcgttgccgtgagttgtagtgtaggttgctatggctgtgactgtcagctgcagctctgattcaaccccaagcctgggaacctccatatgccattggtgtggccctaaaaagacaggaaaaaaaaaattactgctctGAGGGACTTGGGCTGGCTGGTACATACACACTCTGCAACTAGCAGTGATTATGACATCGAAGGACAATTAGAGCGCCTTCACCTTTGCTCCGGCCATGACCCCGTGAGCCCGTACCATGTCCACCGGAGGGACCAGGTCACTGAGGCTGGGGAGGTCCAGAAAATGGCCTAAGATCCCAGGGACCAGGAGGAGGGGAACCAGGGCCCCAACCCAGGGAGTGGGACCTTGAGGTCTGTGCTCTAGCCACTCCACTTAGTGACAGTGACAGTTAGTGACAGTGTGAACCATCATCACTAACTCATCCAGGGAAGGATGGGGCGATAGGGTGATTTGTGGGAAATTTATGTTTGGCCATTCAGATGACCaatatacaaattatatttcTCATTGATATTTGGTCTTCATCCAGCCACTGCTCCTGGCCcacagctccccaaacccttggaatttcctaagtgttgAGAGTGATGGAGTTGTCTTTTGTTATTTGAATTAGGTGACttttggaagcacagaaggttgggggctggttgccaggggaaacAATCAGGCTGTTAAGAGATCTGTAACTTTCAGTCTCACCCCCTTGATTTCCCAGACAGGAGTGAGGCTGGAGGCTGATGGTCGGTCACCATTGACCAATGACTTTGTCAGTCATGACTGTAATGCAACCCCCGTAAAACCCCACAAGACAGATTTTGGGCTCTTTTTCAGAGTTTCCTTGTCAGGGGACCAGAATGTTTCTGTGCCCTTGTGCTGGGACCTTGTTCAGGACCTTGCCCTACATATCTCTTCATCTGGTTGTTGATTCCTACCCTTCAATAACCTTTTCTAATAAATCAATAATCTAGTGAGTAAATGGGTCTTCCTGAATTCTGTGAGCCCTTCTAGCAAATTAATCCCAGGGAGGAGTGGTTGGAACCTCCAGTTTGTAGCCAGAAGCATAGGTGACAGCCTGAGCTGTCCCTGACCTCTGAAGTGAGGGTGTCCCTGAGAGACAGAGCCCTTTACTTGAGGAATTTGATTctatctccaggtagatagtgtccAGACAGAGGTGAACTGCTTGTTGCTACGGGGGAGCCTCCACACACGTGCTTGAAGGGGGCTTGGGAACCCTTTTCTGATAGGGTTTGCTCATATTTTTAACAGGTCCTCTCTAATACCAGGCATTTGAGAAAAACTTCAGCAgtgccctgggggcagggacaaTCCATTTCTAGAGAGACACTGCAGCTGTGCATTTGTGTCCCAAAGCTGTGCCAGTGTGGGGAAGGGAATACTGGTCACTGGTCCCTCCCTGCTAGGTCAGGCCCAGGGTCCACATGCACCCTCCATCCCCTTTGAGAACTGCTGATGGAGCCCTCCCAGCACCAGCACAAAATTGTGTGGGCAACAAGTAAGCCCTTTGAAATGTTTATCTTTCCCTAGACAATCACAGCAACGTCATTTGACTGAATGCTCCCttacatttatttcaaatttatttccaatCACTGAGAGCTGAAACAACGGCAAACAAAGGTGCCTTTGAGCTCCGGCACCTGCTGTTCCCCCCAAATGTCACTGGGCTGATATTTGATGCCATTAACCCCAGTCAGCATAATGATGACTCGCTTCCTTAttccccagccccccccccccccccccccccggcccagCACCCTGCTCACATTCACGCCATGTAGGTGGCAACTTTTTTTATGGTCCAGGAGGCCCATACCTCCTCCCTCTAGCAGAGAATCCCTGGGTCCCTGGGGAAGAGGCCTCTCCAGCTCcatcctcctctgctccctccgCGCCGGCCACACCCCGTGTCCGAGGTGAGATGCGTGTCACGCGATGTGGGGGTGCTGGCTGGCTGCCTGGTGCCGCGGGTGGTGGGGTCTTCGCTCCTGGACGGAGGCGCTGGGGGAGGAGAGTCCTGGTGAAGTTCCTCAGATGAAGTACTCCTTTCTGCTGTTGTCCCCGCTGTCCTGGAGGGACGGGTCGTCCTGCAGCGCCGCGTCCGCACTCTCGGCGAACTCCGTGCCCTTGGCCTCGTTGGTGTGGTAGGTGCCCTTGTGCCGGTACATGTAGTGCAGCGCGAGCAGAAGAAGGCAGACCAGCACGAAGGCCACGGCCGTGATCACGCCTGTGGGAGGGAAGCACGGCTTcgtgggggcggggccaggacCGGTCCGGACTGACACGTGCTGGACGCACGCCAAGCGCTGACAGCCTGGCTGgttcctgcccccttccctgaCTGGTGTACAGTGCCCATCAAGCGTCCCCTgtcctttcttcctctgctcaGACCTGCTGACAGCTGCCGTAACGGGGCCCCAGAACAGACCCTGCCTCAAGGACCTCCGGAGCCGCTGAAGAAGGCGGACCTAGCGCAGCTTCCACAGAACACAATCATTTGTCTGCTGAAAACTGAGGTGTTCGCAGCTCTCAGATCttgcggggtttttttttttctttgttttgttttaaagggatAAACAAGTTTAATTCTAAAGAGTTGGGTATTTTATATACCGATATTAAAATActgggaaaattattttataacctGGCAAATACAGagaaacataaacataaattaaaatgtccTTAATCCTTCAGCTCAGAAATCACTGCTGTTAACAATTTGATGTCTTTCTCTCACAAGAAGCACTCACGTTTAATCCAAGTTCTCCTTCAGTCTTCTGAGTGGCCCTGCCTACACCTCTGCCACATTTTAGTATTTGGAACTTGCCATAATTTTCAAACTCTTCTTATTGTAATCTATCTGGCCGCTTTGGTAATTctccaaacatttatttatttggtcatgcccaaagcatgtggaagttccagggctagggatcgaactcccgCCATAGCGGTGGTCAGAACCCCAGCAGTGaccatgtgggatccttaactctctgagcctcctaAACACTTCTTATTTGACCATTTTCCCATGTCTGCTGAAGATATTCACCCCTCTCCATCTTTCTGGTAAAccagcctctccctctcctccaagaaGTCCTCTTTGCACTACCCTCCTTCTCCTGGAGAGGGAACCATAGCTCCCCTCAGTGTTTCTGCTACACTAAACACGACGGAGAATTGAGAACTGTGAGTTTTAAAAGCAGGACAATCCCAAGGGCTTCCTGGGCTTGGGGCTTGAGGAGCTGCAACGAGAAAAAAAGCTGGGAGACAGGGAGACTCTAAACCCAGGGGAAAGTTCCAGGGGAAGTGGAGACTGGGCGTGGCCGCGCTCTAGgtgccactgtgctgggcatgcGCAGAGAGGGAGTCCAGGGGTGTGTGGCTTATGCTCCCCTCCAACCCTCCCAACTACCCTGTGCTCCTTGGAGGCGGGGTCTGCAGGAGGGGCGGGAGGTGAGCCCTGAGAGTTGGTTGAGAAGGAACAGGTCACTCAGCCTAGGGGTGAGGGGGTGAGGGGGCAGATGGAAGGGTCTGGGTAGGACTAACATGCGGCACTCTCAAGAGGGGGGCATTCAAGTTCAGCTGTTTGCTGTGAGGCCATAGAACAAACCCTCTGCCTTGACTGAGAAGGTGGGTTTActtggggaggggctgctggtgaATATGGAAGGGGGTGCCTACAGCTGTTCCCAAGTCCCTTTGGGGGACCATTTCCTCACTTTCCCACCGCCTTCAGGGGGACACTTCTGTGTGCACGATGTGCATGATAGTGGCTAAGAAAAAGAAGGTTCAGCTGTCCAAGGTGTGGGAGAATGCCAGGAGATcacctgtttttatttatatgcttAATTGTAAAGTTCCTTGACCTATGAATGAGCTAGTGAGAAGTGATCATCTCAGAAGGAAACAGCAAGCTGTACTCCACAGACTTTGTCCTGAAACAGTTTGGGGTCATAGCTTTGGCCCTGGGGGCCAGAACAGGCAtcaaagcaaggccagggcagGTTTAGGATGGGTTCAGAGCGGGGGACCTGGGGTAAGGAAAAGTGTGGCACCAGGGAGCCTGGACCCCTGCCACCACTACACCTGTAGTCCCGGATCCCTGTGGATCTAGGGCCCTGACAGGCCCTGATATGGGTGCCTCAGCCCCTCACCCTCCAGCACATGTTCTTATGGGGTAGGGTGCAGAGTCCTCCAATCCACATCCTAACCACCTATGAGGGGTTTCCTCTGACCCTTCTGGCTGCCCGAAGGGCCCCAGGACCTCCTACCTGCAATGACAGCGATGTCCACGTCACTGGAGGCCATCCCCGGGTCAGGATCTGTGAACAGAACAGAAGTCCCCAAGGTGAGAGGACACAATGTATAACTCAAAACATCTCAGCTGTCTGCACTCTGCTCACATGTGCACCAGGCCAGGGTGTGCCAGAAACATCATGGCGCATGGCAAGCCTCTGGCTGTGGGCACACAGAGCGGGGTCCAGGTTCTGCTTGCTTGCTGACCCTTGCTGGAGAGCACTGGGTGGACCCTCAGGATTGTCAGATACTATGTTGGCATCTTTAGGACCATGCCAGCCACCTGAGGGATCCCTGCTTCATCCCTGCAGCATCCCTGAAGCATTCCTGACCAAGTGCCCTGCCTGCAGTTGCAGGTGCTCACAAGACACCTTTGGGGGTATGCATGGTGGGCGTGGCTGTGCAGCATCACCTGCCTGTCTAGGCCTCAGATTTTCTGAGGATGATGGTAAAAGGAGACCACCTGTGGAGTATCTGCACATGGCAGGTGCTGGTTTGCCTTCCGCTAGTATACCATGTGCATGTACTATTGGCCCACTGCACGGCTGGGACACTGAGGCTCACAGTGTGATgtgcccaagtcacacagctggccCAGTGGCTTGAGGCCAGGATATCACCTGTGCTCTCACCTCTGGGGGGGCACTTTCTCTCTCCTCACTTGAAGGCCCCTCCCAGGAGGGTTCTAGTCCCCAGATCCTTCCCTGAGGCCCCCACTGGCCTCTGCATCCTTCTCCTGCAGGAAGGACCACTCTGTGGTGCCATCCGAGTTGCTAAGTGCATTTTCTCGAAGCTCAGTGGTTTGGCCAGAAGGCCAGGATGTTCAGGAGGCTGGAACCAGCACAGAACATCCCGTCCCCTCCCCTCTGGGAGATGTGAGAGAGCAAAGATTATTAGAGCACGGAAATATCAGTGTTCATGGAAATCCCAGATTCCCATTACAATGGCTGCGCATATTAAAACAGAGAAGCCTGCTTCTAATAGTCATTTCCACTCAGATCATCACTGCAATTATAGTGTGATGAGGTCATTTTCCCCAGCCAGCTGCCAGATACCTCTTTCTGATAAGAAGCTGGCTGCTGGTGGGGGAGGGACGCAGTGGGAAGAAGCTGGGCTCCAGGCTTGTGTCCCGGCAGAGaagagccaggctggggactcTAGGGCTAGTGCAGAGCCTGGGagtgaaggagaggagaaaacaaaTCCTCTGGTCAGCAAGGGGACAGAGCAGGAACAGGCAGGAGGTCAGCAGATGCTGGACTCTGCAATCCAGGGTGATCAAGTGAAGCTGTGACACtatctagcacatagtaggtattcagtaaatgtttactgaatgggTGATTGTGGGAATGACTGCAGGCATCAGATAAATGCACACAGAGGCAGGTTCTGGACCGTCCTCAAGGAGCCCCTCACAGTTCAGCTAGAAAGGACATTACTTTACTTAGGTTACCGTGGATGTGATTGTGACATATGAGTCACTTAGGGCAGTTTTGTCCAATAGGAAAGTCAGAGTcagctagagagagagaggcaaagagaggcaaagagagaaagggagggagaaataaggagagaaacaaaaagaggaggagagaggagacagagaaaatagCCTAGAAAACAGCGGGCCCATCACCGGCAGGTGGGATGCTATTTGGGCAGCTCTGATTTATTTCTTGCACACACTGCAAGCATGTGGATCAGAGTCACAACGTAAAGGGTGTTTCTTGCAGAGGGCGGCATTCACTGTGATGTTTGCAGACTGTAATTTAGACAATAGCACTATAGAGGGAATAAGCGACAGCTGTCATCCTACAGTGTTGGGTTCAAGGGTCGCCTGACTAGGAGATGGAGCAGCATACGGACAACAAAGCACAGCTTCATGAAGCTGATGTGGGTGATGGCAGCCAAATGGCTGAGTAGTTCAGCACTTCTGGGCTTCTGAACACCCCCAccctcagctgcagccctgctGCAAGGCCAGGGCCAGGTCATGCGCCAAGTGCAGAGGCAACAGATGTTTCCCGTGTGGGCCTGGGGAGcgagaggaaagggaagggctGTTCCTGCCCCAAACCCACATTCGGGGTGGTCACCACCTCCCacggtgtggggggtggggtcgaGATCAGGGTCAGAGGTGATGCTCTCTTGGAGGCCTTGGGAAGTTTCAGGTGTGGGAAGAATGTTCCAGGACCAGGGAAGTGATGGCTCAGGCCCAAGAGACTCAGCCTcgagggaggtgggggtgcagaCTTATTGGGCAGCAGGCACTGGCTGAAGTTGCCATGTATGCGTCCTCATTCAGTCCTACAGCAACCTGACAGGAgggaagtattttcttttttttccccagttatgGGTAATAAAATGCATGCCCAAAGAGGTCAAGTAAGGTGTTGAAATCTCACAGTCAAAAGGGGCAGAGCCCATGTTCTAACCTGGGGTTAGCAATGTGGGCACTCTTCAGAGCGCCAGCTGCTGGCTTGGGAAAATGGCTTCTTTCCCTGCCATCAGTGATCTGGCTGCAGCCCAGCCCTCTCTGGCTTCATGGGTCAGCAGTGGGGGTTAGCCATCTGCCCCTGGGCAAAGGCAGCCACTCCCAGGCAGCAAGGTGCAGAAGTGCTGTCCTTCCAAGTCAGCAGGCAATGTTCTCCGCCCCAGCTGGCACCTTGGGTACAGCCACCAAGGCACAGAGATTTGGCAGCTGGCTCCTTGGGGTCAGGTGGTGTTCTTCAGATGTCAAGAGAGAGCAGTGGTCAGGCAATGACCACCGGGACACACACCACCCTTGTGTCACCACTGAGAGGACTCACTTATCTTTTCAGATGAAGCCGTGCTGGGAAGTTCTTTTTCCTGAGGTCTTGACGCCTCCTGACCTACCTCAGGTGTCTCAGAGGAAGCACCCTGTTCCTGTTTCCTGTTGCCTACCTGGTCCAGCCCAGGGGGAGAATTCAGGTACCAGGAGGGGTTGGACGACTTCAGGAAGAGGAGGACTATTTCAGCCTTAGCATCATGAAGGGAAGAGCAGGTTTGTGTGAAGTCCTTGGAGAAGTTTGTCCATGACCATGGTGCTGGCAATGCAGTGGTGGCCTTGTCTGTTGCTCGATGCTTTGCTCTGGGCTCCATACCCAGAGAGTCTTCTG
This region includes:
- the GYPC gene encoding glycophorin-C, translating into MSSSLAPPPPLLPSTPPQGHDPDPGMASSDVDIAVIAGVITAVAFVLVCLLLLALHYMYRHKGTYHTNEAKGTEFAESADAALQDDPSLQDSGDNSRKEYFI